The following proteins come from a genomic window of Paucimonas lemoignei:
- a CDS encoding calcium calmodulin dependent protein kinase ii association-domain protein: MKLNITAIALVCAFSASMVHAAETAPQLYGSLAEQPTDVKDREIAGLFDRWNTALQTGNAQAVVDLYAQNAVLQPTVSNQVRSTPAQIKNYFEHFLPMKPVGQINYREIRQLGSNVAMDSGVYTFTLTEAPGKTREVKARYTFVYEQVGGQWKILNHHSSAMPETQAKHAKQ; encoded by the coding sequence ATGAAGCTCAACATCACCGCTATCGCTCTCGTCTGTGCTTTCAGTGCCTCGATGGTGCACGCCGCAGAAACCGCGCCGCAGCTCTACGGCTCCCTTGCTGAACAGCCGACCGACGTGAAAGATCGCGAAATTGCCGGGCTGTTTGACCGCTGGAACACCGCGCTGCAAACCGGAAACGCCCAGGCGGTGGTTGACCTCTACGCGCAGAACGCGGTGCTGCAACCGACTGTGTCGAACCAGGTGCGCTCCACGCCTGCGCAGATCAAGAACTACTTTGAGCACTTCCTGCCGATGAAGCCGGTCGGGCAGATCAACTACCGGGAGATCCGCCAGTTGGGCAGCAACGTGGCCATGGACAGCGGTGTCTATACCTTTACGTTGACCGAGGCGCCAGGCAAGACCCGTGAGGTCAAGGCACGCTACACCTTCGTCTATGAACAGGTGGGCGGCCAGTGGAAGATCCTCAACCACCACTCGTCTGCGATGCCTGAAACACAGGCCAAACATGCCAAGCAATAA
- the vraR gene encoding putative two-component system response regulator, whose protein sequence is MTQQLRLVLADDHEVTRTGFVALLAGHPNFEVVGQASNGQEAVELCEQLLPDIVILDIRMPVLNGLGAARLLQQRLPAVKVVIFTMDDSVDHLEAAMNAGAVGYLLKDASRAEVIDALQRVAAGEEALDSSVSGRLLRRMTERSASGSPPAENLTPRERQVLNLVATGMSNRLIGETLGITTGTAKAHVERVIGKLGVADRTQAAVRGIALGLVVQP, encoded by the coding sequence ATGACTCAGCAATTGCGTCTGGTGCTGGCCGACGATCATGAAGTGACGCGCACCGGTTTTGTCGCACTGCTCGCCGGGCATCCAAACTTCGAGGTGGTCGGTCAGGCCAGCAACGGCCAGGAAGCGGTGGAGCTGTGTGAACAGCTGCTGCCCGACATCGTCATCCTCGACATTCGTATGCCGGTGCTCAATGGCCTGGGCGCGGCGCGTCTGCTGCAACAACGCCTGCCTGCGGTCAAAGTAGTGATTTTCACCATGGACGACAGCGTCGATCACCTGGAAGCGGCCATGAACGCCGGCGCGGTGGGTTACCTGCTCAAAGACGCCAGCCGCGCCGAAGTCATCGACGCCCTGCAGCGGGTCGCCGCCGGGGAAGAAGCCCTGGACAGCTCGGTCAGCGGCCGACTGCTGCGACGCATGACCGAGCGCAGTGCCAGCGGCAGCCCGCCGGCCGAAAACCTCACGCCACGGGAGCGTCAGGTGCTGAATCTGGTGGCCACTGGCATGAGTAACCGGCTGATTGGCGAGACGCTGGGCATCACCACCGGCACCGCCAAAGCCCACGTTGAACGGGTGATCGGCAAGCTCGGCGTGGCCGACCGCACCCAGGCGGCAGTGCGAGGTATCGCCCTTGGCCTGGTGGTCCAGCCATGA
- the degS gene encoding putative two-component system sensor kinase, whose product MSSPYDPGNALIIRTQYRQAQSRAARLRLLVDTGQELSGLSAEAMRHRVLERACAFLAMDHGALLEWDSDGQVCLTAQHGSRDGVNSLEAVAAPDMHTPCWHETPGQTLACLLRVPLRGGDGQAFGALVLANSVGLQAPDNEDSESLQLLATLLAAHLENDRLLTTLKGRDRTLSDLVDRLLSAQEDERKRVAYDLHDGLAQTLAGLHQRMQGFAGRCPPLPDTLDADLQAILQLAQHCVGEGRQLISGLRPTVLDDFGLIKAVDKEADRLREAGINVQWSKRCEARFASQVEIALFRIAQEAINNILKHARARQVTLGVELSDRQVVLTVMDDGAGFANEPRGDNDNVQHLGLATMQERASLLGGRFTCTSANGSGTRLRAQVPAHFDGHSQ is encoded by the coding sequence ATGTCCTCGCCTTACGACCCTGGCAACGCCCTGATTATTCGTACGCAATATCGGCAGGCCCAGAGCCGTGCGGCACGCTTGCGCCTGTTGGTGGATACCGGCCAGGAATTGAGCGGCCTATCGGCTGAGGCCATGCGGCATCGGGTGTTGGAGCGCGCGTGTGCTTTCCTGGCGATGGACCATGGCGCGTTGCTGGAATGGGACAGCGACGGTCAGGTCTGCCTGACCGCGCAGCATGGCAGCCGTGACGGCGTGAACAGCCTGGAAGCCGTCGCGGCCCCCGACATGCATACCCCGTGCTGGCATGAAACACCGGGCCAGACCTTGGCCTGCTTGCTGCGGGTACCCTTGCGCGGGGGTGACGGACAGGCGTTTGGCGCGCTGGTGCTGGCCAACAGTGTCGGCCTGCAGGCACCGGATAACGAAGACAGCGAGTCCTTGCAACTGCTCGCTACGTTGTTGGCTGCGCACCTGGAAAACGACCGGCTGTTGACCACCCTCAAGGGGCGCGACCGGACGCTGTCGGATCTGGTGGACCGGTTGCTCAGCGCGCAGGAAGACGAGCGCAAACGCGTCGCCTACGACCTGCATGACGGGCTGGCGCAGACCCTCGCCGGGCTGCATCAGCGTATGCAGGGTTTTGCCGGCAGGTGCCCGCCTTTGCCGGACACACTGGACGCCGACCTGCAGGCGATTCTGCAACTGGCCCAGCACTGCGTTGGCGAAGGTCGGCAGCTGATCAGTGGCTTGCGCCCCACCGTGCTGGATGACTTCGGGCTGATCAAGGCCGTGGATAAAGAGGCCGACCGCCTGCGTGAAGCCGGGATCAACGTGCAGTGGAGCAAACGCTGCGAAGCGCGCTTTGCCAGTCAGGTGGAAATCGCCTTGTTCCGGATCGCTCAGGAAGCCATCAATAACATCCTCAAACATGCCCGCGCTCGCCAGGTAACGCTGGGCGTGGAGCTCAGCGACCGTCAGGTGGTGCTGACGGTGATGGATGACGGGGCCGGCTTTGCCAACGAACCGCGAGGCGACAACGACAACGTCCAGCACCTGGGCCTGGCCACCATGCAGGAACGTGCCAGCCTGCTGGGCGGCCGTTTCACCTGCACCAGCGCCAACGGCAGCGGCACCCGCCTGCGCGCCCAAGTCCCTGCCCACTTTGATGGACACTCCCAATGA